One window of the Daphnia pulex isolate KAP4 chromosome 8, ASM2113471v1 genome contains the following:
- the LOC124199754 gene encoding uncharacterized protein LOC124199754, whose product MPQLIGVKSLYKTCLDFVVNNMALLCEKPTSDFDQLPNKVLEEIIIALRNRGCLKRFLGLLAVPHLETLNLGYMQSEDDRSIELDNSIRCVNLKHLAFHSIAFSDEFFTSFIPKLSKLQVLDISYSKADDSSLEVIGTCCTHLRALDLYECKKITDIGVKGLCDGAKHNLGSGVDGLGLPKSLVQLRSMGTSISHAGIQIILENFHSLQVWDMATVQTLARIHKEFFLNQNLEIPKYSLLCLRIASAYCDVYIPKTLGFVVSLCPSVIQVEIKSYKGLTDNDLLSLLSLKNLRNFKMSSDFPSNGNVTFGGGVTPILKAFGNSSLKALSLSRLSDVNILEITQLCPNLHSLELINNLSYFTAKLVKEWVKTEPTEPQVLKQLERLGLVGSSIPREHLILLLSSPLLVEITIKRCSTLNDDILQKVARIQKFNNLEKFVVMFCHNVTEKGIDIFMNAQNHLKDILIDRCDEISKSNVEGWEEQAKRNNWQLLIYYQSSNE is encoded by the exons ATGCCACAATTGATTGGAGTGAAGTCACTATACAAAACGTGCCTTGATTTTGTTGTAAACAACATGGCTCTGTTGTGTGAGAAACCAACCAGTGATTTTGATCAGTTGC CTAACAAGGTATTGGAGGAAATCATCATTGCTCTTAGAAACAGAGGATGTTTGAAAAGATTTCTTGGTTTACTGGCCGTTCCTCATTTGGAGACCTTGAATCTGGGATATATGCAAAGTGAAGATGATCGATCCATTGAGCTTGATAATTCAATCAGATGTGTA aaCTTAAAACATCTGGCTTTCCACTCAATTGCTTTTAGTGATGAATTCTTTACTTCTTTCATTCCTAAACTTTCAAAATTACAAGTACTGGACATTTCATATTCTAAAGCAGATGACAGCAGCTTGGAAGTAATAGGAACTTGCTGCACACATTTGAG AGCACTAGATTTGTATGAATGCAAGAAAATCACAGATATTGGAGTTAAAGGATTGTGTGACGGTGCAAAGCATAATCTAGGAAGTGGAGTTGATGGATTGGGGCTGCCCAAATCTCTTGTACAGTTGCGTTCGATGGGTACATCAATTTCCCACGCCGGAATCCAAATAATCTTAGAAAACTTTCATAGTCTTCAAGTCTGGGATATGGCTACTGTTCAAACCTTAGCGAGAATTCACAAAGAGTTTTTCTTGAACCAAAATTTGGAGATTCCAAAGTATTCTTTGTTATGTTTAAGAATCGCTTCCGCTTATTGTGACGTCTACATACCTAAAACTCTGGGATTTGTTGTCTCTCTGTGCCCGTCTGTGATCCAGGTGGAAATCAAAAGCTACAAAGGACTGACAGACAATGATTTGCTTAGTTTGTTGTCTCTTAAAAATCTccgtaattttaaaatgagttCGGATTTCCCTTCTAATGGTAACGTCACGTTTGGTGGCGGTGTGACTCCAATTTTAAAAGCCTTTGGGAATTCATCACTGAAGGCACTTTCCCTATCCAGGTTGAGTGATGTCAATATTCTGGAAATCACACAGCTTTGCCCGAACCTTCACTCCCTTGAACTTATCAATAATTTGAGCTATTTCACCGCCAAACTTGTTAAAGAATGGGTTAAGACTGAACCGACTGAACCTCAAGTATTAAAGCAACTGGAAAGGTTGGGGCTTGTTGGTAGTAGTATACCGCGCGAACATTTAATCTTGCTGTTGTCTTCGCCATTATTAGTGGAAATAACGATTAAGAGATGTTCTACGCTCAACGACGACATTCTCCAAAAGGTCGctagaattcaaaaattcaataatctTGAAAAGTTTGTCGTTATGTTTTGCCACAATGTGACCGAGAAAGGAATTGATATTTTCATGAATGCTCAAAACCATCTTAAAGATATCTTGATCGATCGGTGTGATGAAATATCGAAGAGTAATGTAGAGGGTTGGGAAGAGCAAGCTAAAAGGAACAATTGGCAATTACTCATCTATTATCAGTCAAGTAATGAGTAG